The following are encoded in a window of Manduca sexta isolate Smith_Timp_Sample1 chromosome 16, JHU_Msex_v1.0, whole genome shotgun sequence genomic DNA:
- the LOC115447556 gene encoding myb-like protein P isoform X1 yields the protein MLCFVIFVCLASWVQAQNGRGPQHLDHNGHGWDIRLAVPGNPGNDYPTLGTIPRTTFSCAGREPGYYADIETNCQVFRVCTVGSTYGFQSFLCPNGTLFNQAVFVCDWWMNVNCQNSEKLFTFNNDQFENLRLGPQLMKDIKKMLTHPMRNPYDKAAMKANVIVMQDYKPPAGQLFPNEALIAGPERAPNNVYVPKQNLIQNVYNSENAYYGSTVEPKYVPTAFTTIRPTTYRDSEFFQRQIQYDQSNRLQSTQRTPAAIISNGHTGQFAQYQNSAYTNSNTQLQRPIQNNNVRNAQYNQRQSSITGNSQTSNLQNFQQEQFNRQLQNDNRKASYTNSIRQQTSLSFPKPQFNNTQNKFNQQIKSTPSQKNTLELAEEARKEVKQDVALVFSLLADSINAAKEYSNYAQREVLQSTSATPLTQYRSNQDVTQISNQISQLTASQFANNNRIPNIITPSSPLIQENQIRSNSVYADNQLNQVPQIPTQFSNAQQSQLQRNYYSTQFQPNTNTLNANLLDNNNQIYSGQLYQFPVPDVTNQIYNRPFTGNLVQSNNIPTTNLQPSNTLQLTNINRNVELRNQAPTAVQIVPSQTLPFNSVKLQAEQTKQTEPFNQESITNLLNTGNGISAQLRDRIIGTIPHPAEDNKLVTYEKDQSYYFTSNLNGKPSTDIRNNAITSNTIETQSSNNANGKFPDLLTFQFIPSVSYELEDKKEQQQILDAFQIDEFGAPRDVVNSNLIQNADQGRNLQTNNVGYSANQVVSAKQIDDNNNNISPLYDGPSSYLAPQSSVGNLRSQPETVQNNLNSRLEDFDEDSSNGYPKTRPTREFTF from the exons ATGTTGTGCTTCGTGATATTCG tgtGCCTCGCCTCCTGGGTGCAAGCTCAGAACGGTAGAGGGCCACAGCATTTGGACCATAATGGGCACGGAtgggacattcgtctcgcagtTCCTGGTAATCCTGGAAATGATTACCCCACCCTTGGAACCATACCACGGACGACTTTCTCCTGCGCTGGCAGGGAACCAG GATATTACGCTGACATCGAGACAAATTGTCAAGTATTCCGCGTGTGCACCGTCGGGTCTACGTACGGCTTCCAATCATTCTTGTGCCCAAATGGAACTTTATTCAACCAAGCGGTATTCGTGTGTGATTGGTGGATGAACGTCAACTGTCAAAATTCTGAAAAACTGTTCACGTTCAACAATGATCAATTTGAGAATCTCCGCCTCGGTCCGCAACTCATGAAAGATATTAAGAAAATGCTTACACATCCGATGCGAAATCCCTACGATAAAGCGGCAATGAAAGCTAATGTAATCGTGATGCAAGATTATAAACCTCCTGCGGGTCAGTTATTCCCTAATGAAGCCTTAATAGCAGGGCCAGAAAGGGCTCCGAATAACGTATATGTAcccaaacaaaatttaattcaaaatgtttacaatagtgAAAACGCATACTATGGTTCAACTGTAGAGCCTAAATATGTGCCAACAGCATTCACAACAATCAGACCCACGACATACAGAGACAGTGAATTCTTCCAAAGGCAAATACAGTATGATCAAAGCAATAGATTACAAAGCACACAGAGAACGCCCGCCGCAATAATTTCAAATGGACATACCGGACAATTTGCACAATACCAAAATTCAGCTTATACAAACAGCAATACACAATTACAACGACCTATACAAAATAACAACGTGAGGAATGCCCAATACAACCAAAGGCAATCGTCCATAACAGGAAATTCTCAAACAAGCAATTTACAAAACTTTCAACAAGAACAATTTAATAGGCAGCTACAAAACGATAATAGAAAAGCATCATACACAAATAGTATTAGACAACAGACCAGCCTTTCCTTTCCAAAACCACAATTTAACAACACACAAAACAAGTTCAATCAGCAGATCAAAAGTACACCATCTCAAAAAAATACTCTTGAATTGGCAGAAGAAGCACGTAAAGAAGTAAAACAAGATGTG GCATTGGTATTCTCGCTGCTTGCCGACTCCATCAATGCAGCTAAAGAGTACAGTAATTACGCACAACGAGAAGTACTGCAATCTACATCAGCAACACCATTAACTCAATACCGCAGCAACCAAGATGTTACACAAATTTCCAACCAAATATCGCAATTGACAGCATCACAGTTTGCAAACAATAATCGTATTCCGAATATAATAACCCCATCGTCACCATTGATACAAGAAAATCAAATAAGAAGTAATTCAGTATACGCAGACAACCAATTAAATCAAGTTCCACAAATACCCACACAGTTCAGTAACGCACAGCAGTCTCAACTTCAGAGAAACTATTATTCAACACAATTTCAACCAAATACAAACACTTTAAATGCCAATCTATTGGACAACAATAACCAGATATACAGCGGGCAACTCTACCAGTTTCCTGTACCTGATGTCACTAACCAAATATATAACAGACCTTTTACTGGCAATCTCGTACAATCGAACAATATTCCGACAACAAATTTACAACCATCAAACACATTACAGCTAACCAATATAAATAGGAATGTAGAACTGAGAAATCAAGCGCCGACAGCAGTCCAAATTGTTCCATCGCAAACTTTGCCATTCAATTCAGTCAAACTACAGGCGGAGCAAACCAAGCAGACGGAACCGTTTAATCAAGAAAGCATTACGAATTTACTTAACACCGGTAATGGAATATCTGCACAATTACGAGACCGAATTATTGGAACAATACCTCATCCTGCAGAGGACAACAAACTGGTAACATATGAAAAAGATCAATCGTATTACTTCACTTCAAACCTAAATGGCAAACCATCTACTGATATTAGAAACAATGCAATAACATCTAACACCATCGAGACACAAAGTTCAAATAATGCTAATGGTAAATTCCCGGATCTTTTAACATTCCAATTCATACCGTCAGTTAGTTATGAATTAGAAGACAAGAAAGAACAGCAGCAAATTTTAGACGCATTCCAAATAGACGAATTTGGAGCTCCAAGAGATGTGGTGAATTCAAATCTAATTCAGAATGCTGATCAAGGGCGCAATTTGCAAACAAATAATGTAGGTTATTCAGCCAACCAGGTTGTTTCAGCAAAACAAATCGatgataataacaataatatcagtccATTATACGACGGCCCATCTTCGTATTTAGCTCCGCAATCATCTGTTGGCAACTTGCGATCTCAGCCAGAGACAGTTCAGAATAACTTAAATTCTAGACTTGAGGACTTCGATGAAGATAGTAGTAATGGTTATCCAAAGACACGACCTACGCGCGAgttcacattttaa
- the LOC115447582 gene encoding uncharacterized protein LOC115447582: MQDPLQLLPVEKWSDLQRVFKSDWPRGMPAYYTLETQRRWLEQGFYYGFKVYCPYGDLWNGMVGVNEKEGVYEIMILCPKDDTKKLEEALRRTNIINWNKTILVPFAPDHIVTCVNGVIGDFGLEVTKAKPFLFYYLDKNKPRFDVSLAPGITFDYLKEDHVELINSKWPYRYPGSEWYFNQLVISKNGYGLYQNDNLVAWTFINEMGALGHLFVLEDSRKKGFAEIILKLVCNKILEDGKDALAFCDEENKGVRNLFKKLDFIQSESVTWFFMNKTSNN; this comes from the exons atgcaaGATCCTCTACAATTGTTGCCGGTGGAGAAATGGTCGGACTTACAGAGAGTGTTCAAATCCGACTGGCCCCGAGGCATGCCCGCGTACTACACGCTAGAGACGCAGAGGCGCTGGTTGGAGCAAGGGTTCTATTACGGCTTCAAAGTTTATTGTCCTTACGGGGATTTGTGGAATGGCATGGTTGGCGTCAATGAGAAG GAAGGAGTTTATGAAATCATGATACTATGTCCCAAAGACGACACGAAAAAATTAGAAGAAGCACTCAGGagaactaatataataaactggAACAAAACTATTCTAGTACCGTTCGCGCCAGACCACATTGTGACTTGTGTTAATGGAGTTATAGGCGATTTTGGATTGGAAGTAACTAAAGCGAAACCTTTTCTCTTCTATTATTTAGATAAGAACAAACCAAGATTTGACGTGAG TTTAGCACCTGGCATCACTTTCGACTACCTAAAAGAGGACCACGTAGAACTCATCAACAGCAAATGGCCATATCGATACCCAGGGTCTGAATGGTACTTCAACCAGCTCGTAATCTCTAAAAATGGTTATGGGTTATACCAAAACGACAATCTAGTCGCCTGGACATTTATCAACGAAATGGGTGCTCTTGGACATCTATTCGTTCTAGAAGATTCTAGAAAGAAGGGATTTGCAGAGATAATTTTGAAGCTGGTCTGTAATAAAATTCTCGAGGATGGCAAGGATGCATTAGCTTTCTGCGACGAAGAGAACAAGGGAGTCCGCAATTTGTTCAAGAAACTTGATTTTATACAATCCGAAAGTGTAACTTggttttttatgaataaaactagtaataattaa
- the LOC115447556 gene encoding myb-like protein P isoform X2: MNVNCQNSEKLFTFNNDQFENLRLGPQLMKDIKKMLTHPMRNPYDKAAMKANVIVMQDYKPPAGQLFPNEALIAGPERAPNNVYVPKQNLIQNVYNSENAYYGSTVEPKYVPTAFTTIRPTTYRDSEFFQRQIQYDQSNRLQSTQRTPAAIISNGHTGQFAQYQNSAYTNSNTQLQRPIQNNNVRNAQYNQRQSSITGNSQTSNLQNFQQEQFNRQLQNDNRKASYTNSIRQQTSLSFPKPQFNNTQNKFNQQIKSTPSQKNTLELAEEARKEVKQDVALVFSLLADSINAAKEYSNYAQREVLQSTSATPLTQYRSNQDVTQISNQISQLTASQFANNNRIPNIITPSSPLIQENQIRSNSVYADNQLNQVPQIPTQFSNAQQSQLQRNYYSTQFQPNTNTLNANLLDNNNQIYSGQLYQFPVPDVTNQIYNRPFTGNLVQSNNIPTTNLQPSNTLQLTNINRNVELRNQAPTAVQIVPSQTLPFNSVKLQAEQTKQTEPFNQESITNLLNTGNGISAQLRDRIIGTIPHPAEDNKLVTYEKDQSYYFTSNLNGKPSTDIRNNAITSNTIETQSSNNANGKFPDLLTFQFIPSVSYELEDKKEQQQILDAFQIDEFGAPRDVVNSNLIQNADQGRNLQTNNVGYSANQVVSAKQIDDNNNNISPLYDGPSSYLAPQSSVGNLRSQPETVQNNLNSRLEDFDEDSSNGYPKTRPTREFTF; the protein is encoded by the exons ATGAACGTCAACTGTCAAAATTCTGAAAAACTGTTCACGTTCAACAATGATCAATTTGAGAATCTCCGCCTCGGTCCGCAACTCATGAAAGATATTAAGAAAATGCTTACACATCCGATGCGAAATCCCTACGATAAAGCGGCAATGAAAGCTAATGTAATCGTGATGCAAGATTATAAACCTCCTGCGGGTCAGTTATTCCCTAATGAAGCCTTAATAGCAGGGCCAGAAAGGGCTCCGAATAACGTATATGTAcccaaacaaaatttaattcaaaatgtttacaatagtgAAAACGCATACTATGGTTCAACTGTAGAGCCTAAATATGTGCCAACAGCATTCACAACAATCAGACCCACGACATACAGAGACAGTGAATTCTTCCAAAGGCAAATACAGTATGATCAAAGCAATAGATTACAAAGCACACAGAGAACGCCCGCCGCAATAATTTCAAATGGACATACCGGACAATTTGCACAATACCAAAATTCAGCTTATACAAACAGCAATACACAATTACAACGACCTATACAAAATAACAACGTGAGGAATGCCCAATACAACCAAAGGCAATCGTCCATAACAGGAAATTCTCAAACAAGCAATTTACAAAACTTTCAACAAGAACAATTTAATAGGCAGCTACAAAACGATAATAGAAAAGCATCATACACAAATAGTATTAGACAACAGACCAGCCTTTCCTTTCCAAAACCACAATTTAACAACACACAAAACAAGTTCAATCAGCAGATCAAAAGTACACCATCTCAAAAAAATACTCTTGAATTGGCAGAAGAAGCACGTAAAGAAGTAAAACAAGATGTG GCATTGGTATTCTCGCTGCTTGCCGACTCCATCAATGCAGCTAAAGAGTACAGTAATTACGCACAACGAGAAGTACTGCAATCTACATCAGCAACACCATTAACTCAATACCGCAGCAACCAAGATGTTACACAAATTTCCAACCAAATATCGCAATTGACAGCATCACAGTTTGCAAACAATAATCGTATTCCGAATATAATAACCCCATCGTCACCATTGATACAAGAAAATCAAATAAGAAGTAATTCAGTATACGCAGACAACCAATTAAATCAAGTTCCACAAATACCCACACAGTTCAGTAACGCACAGCAGTCTCAACTTCAGAGAAACTATTATTCAACACAATTTCAACCAAATACAAACACTTTAAATGCCAATCTATTGGACAACAATAACCAGATATACAGCGGGCAACTCTACCAGTTTCCTGTACCTGATGTCACTAACCAAATATATAACAGACCTTTTACTGGCAATCTCGTACAATCGAACAATATTCCGACAACAAATTTACAACCATCAAACACATTACAGCTAACCAATATAAATAGGAATGTAGAACTGAGAAATCAAGCGCCGACAGCAGTCCAAATTGTTCCATCGCAAACTTTGCCATTCAATTCAGTCAAACTACAGGCGGAGCAAACCAAGCAGACGGAACCGTTTAATCAAGAAAGCATTACGAATTTACTTAACACCGGTAATGGAATATCTGCACAATTACGAGACCGAATTATTGGAACAATACCTCATCCTGCAGAGGACAACAAACTGGTAACATATGAAAAAGATCAATCGTATTACTTCACTTCAAACCTAAATGGCAAACCATCTACTGATATTAGAAACAATGCAATAACATCTAACACCATCGAGACACAAAGTTCAAATAATGCTAATGGTAAATTCCCGGATCTTTTAACATTCCAATTCATACCGTCAGTTAGTTATGAATTAGAAGACAAGAAAGAACAGCAGCAAATTTTAGACGCATTCCAAATAGACGAATTTGGAGCTCCAAGAGATGTGGTGAATTCAAATCTAATTCAGAATGCTGATCAAGGGCGCAATTTGCAAACAAATAATGTAGGTTATTCAGCCAACCAGGTTGTTTCAGCAAAACAAATCGatgataataacaataatatcagtccATTATACGACGGCCCATCTTCGTATTTAGCTCCGCAATCATCTGTTGGCAACTTGCGATCTCAGCCAGAGACAGTTCAGAATAACTTAAATTCTAGACTTGAGGACTTCGATGAAGATAGTAGTAATGGTTATCCAAAGACACGACCTACGCGCGAgttcacattttaa